The sequence TACCGGATAATACTGTTGAAATAGATTACTTGACCAGAAATTCCCCTTCATATAAGGTTTTATAGTTTTTATTTCATAGGCGTAATCAATGATTACCTCTGGGCAGAGAGCAGGCATAGAGATGGTCTGATATTTCAAATCTGAATAAATGGGGGCATTCTTCACAAAAGGAGGAGAAACAATATTGTAAGCTTTTGAGTTAGGTTTTATCTTGATACCGTTGGGAAGCAATGTAAAAGCATGAAGAACCTTTAATCTCTCAAACTCGGTGGAGAATGGAATCACCACTTCTCCAAACTCTTGAATACCCTTGCGATTTAAGATTTTAATACGTATATGCACATACTGCTTTTCTTTGCCTTGACTATCAAAAGAACTTCTCCACTCATCCAATAAGATAATCGCACCCTTAGATGTAGTTTGAGCCTGTGCCAAATTTAGCAGAAGAACTATCAGTATGAAACTTAAAAATAGAATTGATAATTTTCTCATATGACTTCTATATATATCATTGATTTCAAATATTTTAAAGGATAGAAATGGAAAAATTGATTCGTTTGTCTGTAAATGGTTTCTTGCTTTACTATATAAAAGGTTTATGATATACATGTCAGCCTTATGGAAAGTAAAGAGACTAAGAATTTTTCAAATATCAGGAAAAGCATTTTAATAGGGATGTTTATCGTAATTGTATTTATGACATGTTTGGTATGTAAATATAGCGATTGCTTCAACTTGCAAAGTACTCAAGCTAAGACCATTAATGTTAGTTCCACTCAGGAGTTGACGAACACCCTGGAAAAATACAACATGTTGAACAATATTCATAAACAGAAACCTTTTATAATAATCAAAAGAGTTCCGAAAGATATTAGCAGCATAGATGATGTTGAGTTAAGGGAAAAATTTTTTATACGCATTCTTACACCTGCCGCTATGGTTGCGCTATCAGAAGTAAGAAAAGAAAGGAACACTCTGATAAATATTCTTAAGAAGATGAATAACCAGAAAATCGTAGATGTCAATTTAGACTCCATGGACAAAAATGACAGGGTTTTTTTAAGGGTTATTGTAAAGAAATATCGTTCTAACGACTCTTCGGAACTTCTGAAAAGGATAGATGAAGTCCCGCTGAATCTCATTCTTGCTCAAGGAGCAATAGAATCAAATTGGGGAAGATCAAGATTTGCTATTCAAGGCAACAATCTGTTTGGTATGTGGACCTACAAACATAGGGGTATCAAACCTAAAAAATCTAAGCTTGAAGATAACCACAAAGTGGCAAGATATCCTTCTATTTTAGATTCTGTAAGGGCTTATATATATAATCTAAATGTAGGCTGGGCATATAGAGATTTTAGAGAGGCGAGGGTAAAGACTAAGGATGCAATAGAGCTTGCAAATTACCTATCAAAATATTCTAAGAGGGGACAGCTATATATCAAGGATGTCAAAGCCTTAAGCAGAAGATTGAATAAGCAATATGCTATAGATAAATCAGCATCATATGCCAATTTATTTAATTAGATTTATTTG is a genomic window of Deltaproteobacteria bacterium containing:
- a CDS encoding glucosaminidase domain-containing protein, with product MESKETKNFSNIRKSILIGMFIVIVFMTCLVCKYSDCFNLQSTQAKTINVSSTQELTNTLEKYNMLNNIHKQKPFIIIKRVPKDISSIDDVELREKFFIRILTPAAMVALSEVRKERNTLINILKKMNNQKIVDVNLDSMDKNDRVFLRVIVKKYRSNDSSELLKRIDEVPLNLILAQGAIESNWGRSRFAIQGNNLFGMWTYKHRGIKPKKSKLEDNHKVARYPSILDSVRAYIYNLNVGWAYRDFREARVKTKDAIELANYLSKYSKRGQLYIKDVKALSRRLNKQYAIDKSASYANLFN